From Paenibacillus sp. GP183, the proteins below share one genomic window:
- a CDS encoding SOS response-associated peptidase translates to MCGRFTIVATMDELITRYDIDEIISPFNRPNYNVAPTQMIPAIMIDGEITKLDQFKWGLIPTWAKNPKIAYTTINARAETVAEKPAFRNAIKRKRCLIPTSSFFEWKKIGADKQPMRILLKNEDFFSMAGLYESWRDPEGNIINSCSIITTTPNELMAEIHDRMPVLLKKEDEELWLDPGMTEPEMVRHLLVPYPTEEMKAYPVSKAVGNVRNNGEELIKEWVQ, encoded by the coding sequence ATGTGTGGTAGATTTACGATTGTAGCTACAATGGATGAACTGATCACTCGTTACGATATTGATGAAATTATCTCACCTTTTAACCGACCCAATTATAATGTCGCTCCGACTCAAATGATACCGGCCATCATGATTGACGGTGAAATAACTAAATTGGATCAGTTCAAATGGGGCCTTATTCCTACCTGGGCGAAGAACCCTAAAATAGCTTATACAACAATTAACGCCCGAGCTGAAACTGTAGCTGAGAAACCAGCTTTTAGAAATGCAATAAAGCGTAAACGATGTTTGATACCGACCAGTTCATTTTTTGAATGGAAGAAGATCGGAGCAGATAAGCAGCCTATGAGGATATTACTTAAGAATGAGGATTTTTTTAGCATGGCAGGGTTATATGAGTCCTGGAGAGATCCGGAAGGAAACATAATTAATTCATGCTCAATTATAACGACTACACCTAACGAACTTATGGCTGAAATCCATGATAGAATGCCCGTTTTACTAAAGAAAGAAGATGAAGAATTATGGCTTGATCCGGGGATGACAGAACCTGAAATGGTTCGTCACTTACTTGTACCCTACCCAACTGAAGAAATGAAAGCATATCCGGTTTCAAAAGCAGTCGGGAATGTAAGAAATAACGGAGAAGAGTTGATTAAAGAATGGGTCCAATGA
- a CDS encoding HNH endonuclease has product MQNNYDSEKGNRIGWYCSYCEMPIKNMPEVEHVIPVANQGPELDWDNFLLACKYCNVNKLDHNKDRTSYIWPDQDNTFRALEYKFGFPIQPAHHLNTSEQSLAFAIISLCGLDREQGSPTPPTLKDNRWRSRTEAWGIAQESYSNWLESPTYVFREMPSF; this is encoded by the coding sequence ATTCAAAATAATTACGATTCTGAAAAGGGCAATAGAATTGGTTGGTATTGTTCATACTGTGAAATGCCAATAAAAAACATGCCCGAAGTGGAACATGTTATTCCTGTAGCCAACCAAGGGCCAGAGCTAGATTGGGACAATTTCTTGCTTGCTTGCAAATATTGCAATGTAAATAAACTTGACCATAACAAAGATCGAACCAGTTACATTTGGCCTGACCAAGATAACACTTTTCGAGCATTAGAGTACAAATTCGGTTTTCCTATTCAGCCTGCTCACCATTTAAATACTTCCGAACAGAGTCTTGCATTCGCAATCATATCTTTATGCGGGTTAGATAGGGAGCAGGGATCTCCTACCCCACCGACTCTCAAAGATAATCGTTGGAGATCGAGGACTGAAGCATGGGGAATTGCTCAAGAATCATATAGTAATTGGCTCGAGAGCCCTACCTATGTGTTCCGGGAAATGCCTAGCTTTTGA
- a CDS encoding phosphoadenosine phosphosulfate reductase family protein, translated as MLQKCKEELEGLGLRMKFPAKGADLSTRYCSAYLKIMVGATAIAHSSETKANCKILMVSGERRGESLNRSRYNECEIHGMNAEIRNRRTVHVFRPIIDWSLSDVWEKIRRFRIQPCPTYEIFNRCSCAICVFNSPSHWASVKLIYPNLFQQVVDAEKELGFTLGDMLPCLKAGASQIIGDRNLSPPWRLYPSLVFFRLRYVFQS; from the coding sequence TTGTTGCAGAAATGTAAGGAAGAACTTGAAGGTCTGGGACTTAGGATGAAGTTTCCCGCAAAGGGAGCTGATCTCAGTACACGGTACTGCAGTGCTTATCTCAAAATCATGGTCGGTGCAACAGCAATCGCTCACTCAAGCGAGACAAAGGCGAATTGTAAGATTCTCATGGTTTCGGGTGAACGCAGAGGCGAGAGCCTTAATCGCAGCCGTTACAATGAGTGTGAAATTCACGGCATGAATGCGGAAATCCGAAATCGTCGAACCGTACACGTCTTCCGGCCGATCATTGATTGGTCATTAAGTGATGTGTGGGAAAAAATTCGTAGATTTCGGATTCAACCTTGTCCTACTTATGAGATCTTCAATCGATGCAGCTGTGCTATTTGCGTATTCAATTCACCGAGCCACTGGGCATCGGTCAAATTGATCTACCCTAATCTTTTTCAGCAGGTCGTAGACGCCGAGAAAGAGCTTGGATTTACACTGGGTGACATGCTCCCATGCCTAAAGGCAGGGGCTTCTCAGATCATCGGGGATCGTAACCTTTCCCCTCCTTGGAGGCTCTATCCAAGCCTAGTCTTTTTTAGGTTACGATACGTTTTTCAAAGCTAG
- a CDS encoding RNA-guided endonuclease TnpB family protein, whose translation MLVAYKYRIYPTKEQKQQIQFTLERCRLLYNRLLEERILAYKQEGKTPNYYDQANTFNERKQHIPALKQVHSQVLQDVAKRLDKAYQAFFRRVKQAETPGFPRFKPQSRYDSFTYPQGGYTIPGNKIKLSKIGEVKIKLHRELQGKMKTCSIIVKNGKYYACFSCEVEAKPLPITNMKVGIDLGLKHLAIPSEGKPIESPKYLRLSEQRLKHLQRAVSKKKKGSKRRSKAVHQLAKLHEHVANQRKDHAHKVSRKLVNQYQLIAFEDLNVLGLVKNHHLAKSIVDAGWQQLVQFVMYKAESAGRQVVQVNPYNTSQQCSNCGEIVKKTLSERTHQCSCGYVADRDVNAAINILNLALKNVS comes from the coding sequence TTGCTTGTTGCCTACAAATACCGAATATACCCAACAAAAGAGCAAAAACAGCAGATACAATTTACTCTTGAACGCTGCCGTTTGTTGTATAACCGGTTACTAGAGGAACGTATTCTTGCCTACAAACAAGAAGGGAAAACACCGAACTACTACGATCAAGCAAACACGTTCAACGAGCGTAAACAACACATTCCGGCATTAAAGCAAGTGCATTCGCAAGTGTTACAGGATGTTGCGAAACGATTGGATAAGGCGTATCAAGCATTTTTTAGACGAGTGAAGCAAGCCGAGACTCCAGGGTTCCCACGTTTCAAACCACAATCGAGGTACGATTCGTTTACCTATCCGCAAGGCGGGTACACAATCCCTGGCAATAAAATAAAGCTATCCAAGATCGGTGAAGTGAAAATAAAACTACATCGAGAACTGCAAGGCAAGATGAAAACCTGTTCCATCATTGTCAAAAACGGAAAATACTATGCTTGTTTTTCGTGTGAGGTTGAAGCCAAACCTTTGCCTATAACAAACATGAAGGTTGGTATAGACTTAGGACTCAAACACCTTGCAATACCATCTGAAGGAAAACCGATAGAATCACCCAAATATCTTCGTCTAAGTGAACAACGATTGAAACATCTACAACGTGCCGTATCCAAAAAGAAAAAAGGTTCGAAACGTAGAAGCAAAGCTGTACATCAATTGGCGAAATTGCATGAGCATGTAGCCAATCAGCGAAAAGATCATGCGCACAAGGTTTCTCGTAAACTCGTAAACCAGTACCAATTGATTGCTTTTGAAGATTTAAACGTATTAGGGTTGGTTAAGAACCATCATCTTGCAAAAAGCATTGTTGATGCAGGATGGCAGCAACTCGTACAATTCGTGATGTACAAGGCTGAAAGTGCCGGTCGTCAAGTGGTGCAAGTGAATCCATACAACACATCTCAACAATGCTCCAACTGTGGTGAAATCGTCAAAAAAACACTATCCGAACGAACGCATCAATGTTCTTGCGGATACGTTGCAGATCGGGACGTAAATGCGGCGATTAACATACTAAACCTAGCTTTGAAAAACGTATCGTAA
- the dnaN gene encoding DNA polymerase III subunit beta — protein sequence MTTATKQKSGIKIMVKDVSRFSDKISRVADACSNSSSIPILTCMKIEVKAGSVVFTGGDGIRTICIGEKDIVEADENTAIAVPAGLFSQIINKLPSGAVEMTLREKTLLIKAGTAKFELQVLDVEEYPSISFGGSAITNFTIPASQLTVAFRSTMYACSTNQTMQVLQGVCIQSHEGQNELKFTATDRNRLSRFQIDEIAINPFKASVSAVSCKEIIRFFEGIETDLKVAVTESALSVTGPGTMFFTKLLDGEFPETDKLIPKNYEVEVTFERDKLLGALTRATVFAKNKKMAIFNLKDNELSITSRAEVGQVVDSLPCQTLGKEMRIGIDVFYLIEALKTFGEKEVRLGFMSPVQPVLVLPVGEVKSLGLVIPIRITE from the coding sequence ATGACTACAGCAACTAAACAAAAAAGTGGCATTAAGATAATGGTGAAGGACGTAAGTAGGTTTAGCGATAAGATTTCCCGTGTTGCAGATGCTTGCTCGAATTCGTCAAGTATCCCGATCCTTACCTGCATGAAAATTGAAGTCAAGGCTGGTAGTGTAGTTTTCACGGGTGGCGATGGGATCCGGACAATTTGCATCGGAGAAAAAGATATTGTGGAAGCAGACGAAAATACGGCTATTGCTGTACCAGCTGGTTTATTTTCCCAAATTATTAATAAGCTGCCGTCAGGTGCTGTTGAAATGACTCTACGTGAGAAGACTCTTCTTATTAAAGCGGGCACAGCCAAATTTGAGCTACAGGTGCTAGATGTAGAGGAGTATCCATCTATCTCTTTTGGGGGATCTGCGATAACCAATTTCACGATACCTGCTTCTCAATTGACTGTTGCATTTCGGAGCACAATGTATGCATGCTCTACTAACCAAACTATGCAAGTCTTGCAAGGGGTTTGCATCCAATCGCATGAAGGTCAGAACGAATTGAAATTTACTGCAACCGATAGGAATCGACTCTCTCGCTTTCAAATCGATGAGATTGCAATCAATCCTTTTAAGGCATCAGTGTCTGCTGTTTCATGTAAAGAAATCATTCGCTTTTTTGAGGGAATCGAAACCGATTTGAAGGTAGCGGTCACCGAATCAGCTTTATCTGTCACCGGACCGGGGACGATGTTCTTTACGAAACTGCTTGATGGAGAATTTCCTGAAACGGATAAATTAATCCCCAAAAATTACGAAGTGGAAGTCACGTTTGAACGAGATAAACTGCTTGGGGCTTTGACCCGGGCCACTGTGTTTGCGAAAAACAAGAAAATGGCGATTTTTAATCTGAAAGACAATGAATTGTCTATTACCAGCCGTGCGGAAGTGGGGCAGGTGGTTGATTCGTTGCCTTGCCAAACCTTGGGTAAAGAAATGCGGATTGGAATCGACGTCTTCTACTTGATTGAAGCTTTGAAGACATTTGGGGAAAAAGAGGTTCGTTTGGGTTTTATGAGTCCGGTTCAACCGGTTCTCGTTTTACCAGTGGGCGAAGTCAAAAGCTTAGGTCTTGTAATCCCTATTCGGATTACAGAATGA
- a CDS encoding aldo/keto reductase family protein gives MKYRRLGGSGLKVSEISLGSWLTYGGYVEKENAVNSIYKAYDLGINFFDTANVYERGEAEKVVGEALKPYPRDSYVLATKVFWPMGDGPNDRGLSRKHVFEQLHASLKRLGTDYVDIYYCHRYDPATPVEETLRTIDDLVTQGKILYAGVSEWTAAQIAEGLAVSDKYLLDRIVVNQPVYNMLNRYIEKEIIPLGEKQGVGQVVFSPLAQGLLTGKYKSASDFPQDSRAAKLENIRNGITEDKIEKVVQLAKIAGELDITVGQLALAWILRQPNVASALVGASRPSQVEENTKASGIELQQDVLDRIETILAS, from the coding sequence ATGAAATACCGGAGATTGGGCGGAAGCGGCTTGAAGGTTAGCGAAATCAGCTTGGGAAGCTGGTTGACCTATGGAGGATACGTCGAAAAAGAAAACGCGGTTAATTCCATTTATAAAGCTTATGACCTAGGCATCAATTTCTTCGATACGGCCAACGTATATGAGAGAGGCGAAGCCGAGAAGGTAGTAGGGGAAGCGTTAAAGCCGTATCCCCGCGATTCTTATGTGCTTGCAACGAAAGTATTTTGGCCAATGGGCGATGGTCCTAATGATCGCGGATTGTCCCGCAAGCACGTATTCGAGCAGCTGCATGCCAGCTTGAAACGGCTCGGCACCGACTACGTGGACATTTACTATTGCCACAGATACGACCCGGCAACTCCTGTGGAAGAGACGCTTCGCACGATTGACGATCTCGTAACACAGGGCAAAATTTTGTACGCCGGGGTCAGCGAATGGACAGCAGCGCAAATAGCGGAAGGGCTCGCCGTCTCCGATAAATATTTGCTCGACCGCATTGTCGTCAACCAGCCGGTCTACAACATGTTGAACCGTTACATCGAAAAAGAGATCATCCCGCTCGGAGAAAAGCAAGGCGTCGGTCAAGTTGTATTCTCGCCGCTGGCGCAAGGCCTGCTGACGGGCAAATACAAGTCTGCGTCGGATTTTCCGCAGGACAGCCGGGCTGCGAAGCTGGAAAATATACGTAACGGCATCACCGAGGATAAGATCGAAAAAGTCGTCCAACTCGCAAAAATCGCCGGCGAACTGGACATTACCGTCGGCCAGTTGGCGCTCGCCTGGATTTTGCGCCAGCCGAACGTGGCCAGCGCGCTCGTCGGAGCGAGTCGTCCCTCGCAGGTTGAAGAAAACACGAAAGCCTCTGGAATCGAGCTGCAACAAGACGTTCTCGACCGTATTGAAACGATTCTTGCATCATAA
- a CDS encoding GGDEF domain-containing protein, which yields MKFLELFSGQQGTIISSLILLPIFILMWLITLHLYKRRRKKSYLTLTIALTMTLLDRGCAIWLSLGPKPGHFIKVIRIENAITCLGNCALILLILGFYQLYHVTQKRTHWIFYGLCAASCGAEIANVWIGRAFILIFIIGSLLALGGKVGNDFKFRWALGSFLLTDVIQVWNEHFMHQAANWETFLEKALPALSYSILFFLLLERVIEVMQMSYISSITDALTGLYNRRHFYLSVEKSIRTDQKPSIIFSDIDNFKRLNDTKGHKAGDDVLKQVATIVKEEVGGIGLAGRYGGEEIVAMISDPSIDMKQLTERIRFRIEKETIVTVSIGYSKLEGKGITHDVLIKQADIAMYQAKTTGKNKCVRFAS from the coding sequence TTGAAATTTCTTGAACTGTTCTCCGGTCAGCAAGGAACCATCATATCTTCTTTGATATTGCTGCCCATTTTCATTCTGATGTGGTTAATAACCCTTCACCTGTATAAACGCAGGAGGAAAAAGTCTTACCTCACACTTACGATAGCACTAACAATGACCCTTCTAGACCGCGGATGTGCGATATGGCTTTCTTTAGGCCCCAAACCTGGGCACTTCATCAAAGTAATAAGAATAGAAAACGCAATAACCTGTTTAGGTAATTGTGCGCTTATACTTCTAATACTTGGCTTTTACCAATTGTACCATGTAACGCAGAAACGTACTCATTGGATCTTCTATGGCTTATGCGCAGCCTCTTGCGGAGCTGAAATTGCTAATGTTTGGATAGGGAGAGCATTTATCTTGATTTTTATTATTGGCAGTTTGCTTGCGTTGGGTGGAAAAGTAGGTAACGATTTTAAATTCCGCTGGGCGCTAGGATCCTTTCTCTTAACTGATGTCATTCAAGTATGGAATGAGCATTTCATGCACCAAGCAGCTAATTGGGAAACGTTTTTAGAGAAGGCATTGCCTGCTTTATCCTATTCCATTCTCTTTTTCCTTTTGCTTGAACGTGTAATCGAGGTCATGCAAATGTCTTATATTTCTTCCATCACGGATGCACTTACAGGGCTATATAATCGTCGTCATTTTTATTTATCCGTTGAAAAATCCATACGTACCGATCAGAAACCGTCCATAATCTTCTCCGACATCGATAATTTTAAGCGATTGAACGATACGAAGGGCCACAAAGCTGGTGACGATGTTTTAAAGCAGGTGGCGACTATTGTTAAAGAGGAAGTCGGTGGAATAGGCTTGGCGGGGCGCTATGGAGGGGAAGAGATCGTAGCTATGATTTCCGATCCGAGCATAGATATGAAGCAACTGACTGAGCGCATTCGTTTTAGGATTGAAAAGGAAACGATAGTTACTGTTAGCATTGGATACAGCAAATTAGAAGGTAAGGGTATCACGCATGATGTGTTAATTAAACAGGCAGACATAGCAATGTACCAAGCGAAAACAACGGGGAAAAATAAGTGTGTCCGATTTGCATCTTGA
- a CDS encoding RNA ligase family protein, whose translation MFIPPMLLEKSDEPFNDPAFLFEPKIDGHRLIMTYKNGETRLFTRHNNECTRQYPELWNPAVSGDNFILDGEVCSIDPNTGAIDFERVMERFQLSKQTKIKAAVKNRPVHYIVFDVLRHNDRDLRRMPLIKRKSILESIIKPNPYISIIPATENNGTDLYNTICTNKMEGIVAKRKDSLYVSKRSSDWLKIVRYEYAEVFISGYRKNDFGWIGQVEENGTKRTAGIIELGVPPKHKKAFYGIAKQLITGEDKHFVYLEPVLKARIKFRNWTRNNMLRTPSFVEFVL comes from the coding sequence ATGTTTATTCCTCCAATGCTCCTCGAGAAGAGCGATGAACCATTTAACGATCCTGCATTTTTATTCGAACCTAAGATAGACGGCCATAGATTGATAATGACGTACAAGAATGGTGAAACAAGGTTATTCACAAGACACAACAATGAATGTACCCGGCAATATCCGGAGCTCTGGAATCCTGCAGTCTCAGGCGATAATTTCATACTGGATGGGGAAGTCTGCAGCATTGACCCAAATACTGGAGCAATCGATTTTGAAAGAGTCATGGAGAGATTCCAGCTATCCAAGCAAACAAAAATAAAAGCCGCGGTAAAGAATAGGCCTGTGCATTATATTGTTTTTGATGTTTTGAGACATAACGACCGGGATCTGCGTCGAATGCCATTGATAAAGCGGAAATCTATACTGGAATCCATAATAAAGCCGAATCCATACATCAGCATTATCCCTGCTACTGAGAACAATGGAACCGACCTTTACAACACTATTTGTACTAACAAAATGGAAGGCATTGTCGCCAAGAGAAAGGACAGTCTTTACGTCAGTAAGCGCAGCTCCGATTGGCTGAAGATAGTAAGGTATGAATATGCTGAAGTATTTATCTCGGGGTACCGTAAGAATGATTTCGGTTGGATTGGACAAGTAGAGGAAAACGGTACAAAGCGGACGGCTGGCATCATTGAGCTCGGCGTACCTCCCAAACATAAAAAGGCATTCTACGGGATCGCCAAACAGCTCATAACCGGAGAAGATAAGCACTTTGTTTATTTGGAGCCCGTATTAAAAGCCAGGATTAAATTCCGGAACTGGACCCGCAACAATATGCTGAGAACTCCATCATTCGTTGAATTTGTTTTATAA
- a CDS encoding RNA-guided endonuclease TnpB family protein: protein MLVAYKYRIYPTKEQKQKIQFTLKRCRLLYNRLLEERILAYKQEGKTPNYYDQANTFNERKQHIPALKQVHSQVLQDVAKRLDKAYQAFFRRVKQAETPGFPRFKPQSRYDSFTYPQGGYTIHGNKIKLSKIGEVKIKLHRELQGKMKTCSIIIKNGKYYACFSCEVEAKPLPITNMKVGIDLGLKHLAIPSEGEPIESPKYLRLSEQRLKHLQRAVSKKKKGSKRRSKAVHQLAKLHEHVANQRKDHAHKVSRKLVNQYQLIAFEDLNVLGLVKNHHLAKSIVDAGWQQLVQFVMYKAESAGRQVVQVNPYNTSQQCSNCGEIVKKTLSERTHQCSCGYVADRDVNAAINILNLALKNVS from the coding sequence TTGCTTGTTGCCTACAAATACCGAATATACCCAACAAAAGAGCAAAAACAGAAGATACAATTTACTCTTAAACGCTGCCGTTTGTTGTATAACCGGTTACTAGAGGAACGTATTCTTGCCTACAAACAAGAAGGGAAAACACCGAACTACTACGATCAAGCAAACACGTTCAACGAGCGTAAACAACACATTCCGGCATTAAAGCAAGTGCATTCGCAAGTGTTACAGGATGTTGCGAAACGATTGGATAAGGCGTATCAAGCATTTTTTAGACGAGTGAAGCAAGCCGAGACTCCAGGGTTCCCACGTTTCAAACCACAATCGAGGTACGATTCGTTTACCTATCCGCAAGGCGGGTACACAATCCATGGCAATAAAATAAAGCTATCCAAGATCGGTGAAGTGAAAATAAAACTACATCGAGAACTGCAAGGCAAGATGAAAACCTGTTCCATCATTATCAAAAACGGAAAATACTATGCTTGTTTTTCGTGTGAAGTTGAAGCCAAACCTTTGCCTATAACAAACATGAAGGTTGGTATAGACTTAGGACTCAAACACCTTGCAATACCATCTGAAGGAGAACCGATAGAATCACCCAAATATCTTCGTCTAAGTGAACAACGATTGAAACATCTACAACGTGCCGTATCCAAAAAGAAAAAAGGTTCGAAACGTAGAAGCAAAGCTGTACATCAATTGGCGAAATTGCATGAGCATGTAGCCAATCAGCGAAAAGATCATGCGCACAAAGTTTCTCGTAAACTCGTAAACCAGTACCAATTGATTGCTTTTGAAGATTTAAACGTATTAGGGTTGGTTAAGAACCATCATCTTGCAAAAAGCATTGTTGATGCAGGATGGCAGCAACTCGTACAATTCGTGATGTACAAGGCTGAAAGTGCCGGTCGTCAAGTGGTGCAAGTGAATCCATACAACACATCTCAACAATGCTCCAACTGTGGTGAAATCGTCAAAAAAACACTATCCGAACGAACGCATCAATGTTCTTGCGGATACGTTGCAGATCGGGACGTAAATGCGGCGATTAACATACTAAACCTAGCTTTGAAAAACGTATCGTAA
- a CDS encoding transposase has protein sequence MVQFTVSQQCSNCGEIVKKTLSERTHQCSCGYAADRVNAAINILNLALKNVS, from the coding sequence GTGGTACAATTTACTGTATCTCAACAATGCTCCAACTGTGGTGAAATCGTCAAAAAAACACTATCCGAACGAACGCATCAATGTTCTTGCGGATATGCTGCAGATCGGGTAAATGCGGCGATTAACATACTAAACCTAGCTTTGAAAAACGTATCGTAA
- the tnpA gene encoding IS200/IS605 family transposase yields the protein MTLSRKAESNHNIVFDCKYHVVFCPKYRKKVLKEPIDTRLKSLFLEKSKALNTEIVEMEIMPDHVHLLIKCDPQFGIHKVVKHLKGYTSRVLRLEFNHLKSRLPSLSSYFVATVGTVQLDVIKKYIESQKERGE from the coding sequence ATGACATTGAGTAGAAAAGCAGAAAGTAATCATAATATCGTTTTTGATTGTAAATATCATGTTGTTTTTTGTCCTAAGTATCGAAAAAAGGTACTCAAAGAACCAATTGATACAAGGCTAAAAAGTTTGTTTTTAGAGAAGTCTAAAGCGTTAAACACAGAAATCGTTGAAATGGAAATCATGCCCGATCATGTTCATTTGCTCATCAAATGCGATCCACAGTTTGGAATCCACAAAGTAGTGAAACATTTGAAAGGGTACACGTCAAGAGTGCTAAGACTAGAGTTTAACCATCTAAAAAGTAGACTCCCTTCCCTATCCTCGTATTTTGTTGCAACCGTAGGTACAGTTCAACTGGATGTAATCAAAAAATATATTGAAAGCCAAAAAGAACGAGGTGAATAG
- a CDS encoding YolD-like family protein: MEKKLDGLWKYSRFSIPLHAEQSRRLEIQSKRLERPVLDDQEVEIISTVLFQSHRYQKEVRLTLYTEYDSRSVTGIVTCCQRDSFRLDNEDPYTGEADWEWIMFGDVIKAQLSQEWDRGLNV, from the coding sequence TTGGAAAAAAAACTCGACGGTCTGTGGAAATACTCACGGTTCTCCATTCCCCTGCATGCAGAACAAAGCCGAAGGTTGGAGATTCAGTCCAAGCGCCTGGAGCGACCGGTTCTAGACGATCAAGAAGTTGAGATCATTAGCACTGTTCTTTTTCAATCTCACCGATACCAAAAAGAGGTCAGGTTAACTCTATACACTGAGTACGATTCACGAAGCGTGACCGGCATTGTGACATGCTGCCAGCGTGACAGCTTCCGTCTGGATAACGAAGATCCCTATACAGGCGAAGCTGATTGGGAGTGGATTATGTTTGGTGATGTGATTAAAGCGCAGTTGTCCCAGGAGTGGGATCGAGGCTTAAATGTTTGA
- a CDS encoding alpha/beta-type small acid-soluble spore protein, with protein sequence MANRSNNNILVVPQARQGLEQLKYEVAQGLGIAIPQDGYYGYMTTRDTGAIGGHMVRRMVQIAEQQLSGLTR encoded by the coding sequence TTGGCTAACCGATCTAACAACAACATTCTGGTAGTCCCGCAAGCGCGACAAGGATTAGAGCAATTAAAGTATGAAGTCGCTCAGGGGTTGGGCATTGCGATTCCTCAAGATGGTTACTACGGATATATGACTACAAGAGATACAGGAGCTATTGGTGGCCATATGGTAAGAAGAATGGTACAGATTGCAGAGCAGCAATTGAGTGGCTTAACCCGGTAA
- a CDS encoding JAB domain-containing protein, with protein MFKVNIYSIKQVKEKAGLYDLQSKVIRSPKDVHELVEKVLDLSNEASELFGIITLNTKNVIAGMHILSKGSLNSSLVHPREVFKAAILNNAASLICFHNHPSGDCSPSPEDIQLTGRLVEVGSVIGIEVLDHVIVGNDFCSLKEKGFM; from the coding sequence ATGTTTAAAGTTAATATCTATTCCATCAAGCAAGTCAAAGAGAAGGCGGGATTATATGACCTTCAATCCAAAGTCATTCGTTCGCCAAAAGATGTTCATGAATTGGTAGAAAAAGTACTCGATTTGAGCAATGAAGCTTCTGAGTTATTTGGGATTATTACTCTAAATACGAAAAATGTAATTGCTGGGATGCATATTTTATCTAAAGGCTCGCTCAATTCTTCACTTGTTCATCCGAGGGAAGTTTTTAAAGCTGCTATTTTGAATAATGCTGCATCACTTATCTGTTTCCATAACCATCCAAGCGGAGACTGTTCGCCATCACCGGAAGACATTCAGTTGACTGGGCGTTTAGTGGAAGTCGGTAGCGTTATAGGTATAGAAGTGCTCGATCACGTCATCGTTGGAAATGACTTCTGCAGTCTTAAAGAAAAAGGCTTTATGTAG